In Labilibaculum sp. DW002, one DNA window encodes the following:
- a CDS encoding acyl-CoA thioesterase has protein sequence MKNYIYELKLKVRDYECDLQGVVNNSVYQNYLEHARHEFLESAGSNFKLLHEQGLDAMVARVEIDFKTSLSSGDEFLVKLNIDRDGPKLIFHEDIYRISDNKLCAKGKVYTICLVNGRLSKGEVFDELFAQYLV, from the coding sequence ATGAAAAATTATATTTACGAATTAAAGCTGAAGGTTCGCGATTATGAGTGTGACTTACAGGGTGTTGTTAATAATTCAGTTTATCAGAATTATTTGGAGCATGCGCGTCATGAGTTTTTAGAATCTGCAGGAAGTAATTTTAAACTTTTGCATGAGCAAGGGCTTGATGCTATGGTAGCTCGTGTTGAAATTGACTTTAAAACTTCGCTTAGTTCAGGTGATGAGTTTCTTGTGAAATTGAATATTGATAGGGATGGGCCAAAACTTATATTTCATGAAGACATTTATCGTATCTCAGATAATAAGCTTTGTGCAAAAGGAAAAGTATACACCATTTGTTTGGTAAATGGGCGATTGTCGAAAGGGGAAGTTTTCGACGAGCTTTTTGCTCAGTATCTGGTTTAA